The Alphaproteobacteria bacterium genome segment AATCATTGATCAAGAAGAAGCCGAAAAAATGGCTAAAAAACTTGAAAAAGGTAAATTTGATCTTGATGATTTAGCCAATCAGCTGAAACAATTTTCGAAAATGGGCGGCATACAGAATCTTTTAAATCTTTTGCCCGGCATGGGTCAACTTAAAAAAGACATGCCTAAAGGCGTAGATGAAAAAGTTGTGCCACGTCAATTGGCGATTATTTCATCGATGACGTTGAAAGAACGCAAAGATTATAAAGTTCTAAACGCTTCTCGCAAAAAAAGAATTGCGGCAGGGTCTGGAACAACGGTACAAGATGTAAACAAACTTTTAAAACGTTTTGAAGAAGCAAGCAAAATGATGAAGCATCTTTCAAAAGTTGGAAAAAGAGGCTTGTTTTCGGGTGGGCTTTTCTCTAAATAAAGATAAGCTTTTATAATACCGGATCCTCAATATAATCTGCCCAGATTATGAGGAAAAGTCTAGGAAAGGCGAGAACTGGCGCGGAATGTACTAAAGTACATGAGCACCGGAAGCGCAGACTTGACGAAGAGTTTGCCCATTAGGTGGGCGATTAAGCAGTTTTATTATAACAGTAAAAGGAAGTTATTCATGGCTTTAAAAATTCGCCTCGCACGTCGTGGCTCTAAAAAACATCCATTTTATTCAATCGTTGTGGCTGAAAACACAAGCCCACGTGATGGTCGTTTTATCGAAAAAATTGGTAATTATGATCCATTCTTGGCTTCAGACCATGCGTCACGCGTCGTTATTAATAAAGAACGCGCACAATATTGGCTTTCCGTTGGCGCAAAACCAACTGACCGCGTTGAACTTTTCTTCGGTCGTGCAGAATTAATGCCAATGCCACAACAATCCAATACACCTATTAAAAGCCAACCAAAGAAAAAAGCACAAGAACGTATAAAAGCTGAAGCCGCAGCCGCAGCCGCTAGCGCTTAATTTTATAGGTCATGTCAACTGCTTTAATTTTAATTGCGAAGATTGAGAGAGCCCACGGTATCCGTGGTGCTGTTCTCATTCGTTCTTTTGCACAAGATCCTTTGGATTTTTTGTCTTATACCTTATTAGATGAGCATCATAAACCTGTCGATATTGAAATTATTGGCACTGTTAAAGATCGGTTCATTTGCCAATTTAAGGGTATGACGACAAGAACAGAGGCAGAGAAATTGAAGGGCATGAATCTTTATACACCTAAAGATGAATTGCCCGATCTTGACGAAGATGAATTCTATCACACTGACCTTATTGGTTTAAAAGCTGAAACCAAAGAAGGTGTTGCATTAGGCACAATCGAAGCTGTTCAGAACTTTGGTGCAGGTGATCTTTTGGTTTTAAAAAACGAAAAGGGCGAAGAGCTTATTCCTTTTATTAAAGATTATGTGCTTGATGTATCTAAAGTAAATGGAAAAGTTATTCTGGAATTGCCTTCTTGGGTTGACACCGAAAAAGAGTAAGAATGATTTCTCAAGAATCACTAGACTTCTTTCGCAACTCGCTAATGTGAGGCGAGTGGTAGGAGATTTGGCACGGAAGACCACAGTGTATTCTTCATACATGAGGATCTGAGTACCGAAACGACACATCAATCGACCACACTAGTAGAGTTTCGAAAGAAGTCTAATGTTTCATGTAAATTTGATAACGCTCTTTCCTGAAATATTTCCAGGTATTCTTGGACATTCTTTAATTGGCAAAGCACACGAAAAAAATATTTGGTCTTATACCACAATCAATATTCGTGATTTTGCCGTTGATTCCTATGGCACAGTTGATGATGTCCCTTTTGGTGGTGGCGCTGGTATGATTTTAAGACCTGATGTCATTCAGGCTGCCATTAGGTCTATCCCCAACCGAACAGGCCCTTTAATATATTTTACACCCCGTGGTCAGCCCCTCACACAAAATCTTGTCAAAACACTTATTCAACATCCTTCGCTTACTTTATTATGTGGACGTTATGAGGGGGTTGATGAACGTGTATTTCAACATTATGATGTATTAGAATTAAGTTTGGGTGACTTCATATTAACAAATGGTGATATTCCGGCTTTTGCATTGCTCGATGCATGTATTCGTCTTTTGCCCGGTGTCATTGGTAAACAAGAATCTCTGCAGAATGAAAGCTTTGAGTCTGGTCTTTTAGAACATCCTTTATATACAAAACCTGTATCTTGGGAAGGTCTCGACGTACCGGAAGTTTTAAGATCAGGGCATCATGGTAAAATTGATGCATGGCGCCATAATGAATCGATAAAGGTGACGCGTCAAAGGCGTCTAGATTTATGGATTGATTACTTAAAAAATAAATTGAAATAAAACTATCCAAGCCCCTCTTCCTACGTCCCGCGGCTTGTCCGCGGGATCCATCATGCAAAAGTGTGGTGAAAATCGTTTATCGAGCCTTTTTGTGCACTTTCTGGATCCCGCGAACAAGTCGCGGGACGTAGGAGGGTGGTGGGTTCAAATGATACGGAAGTAAAGGCGTAGGAGGGGACTATGGCGTTACACTTAAATAAGAAGAGATATAATTGAAAATAAATGATAATAGGCCAATTGGTGTTTTTGACAGTGGGATGGGTGGTTTGACAGTTTTGAAAGAACTTCAAGCAATATTACCACATGAAAATTTTATATATGTTGCAGATTCATTGAATCTTCCTTATGGCGACAAAACAGAAGACCAAATTATACAATTTACACAACGGATTATGGATTGGTTTAAACAACAAGACGTTAAAATGGTTGTGCTTGCCTGTCATACAAGTTCTGCTATTGCGCATGCCTCCTTAATACAAAATGCAGCTTTCCCTATTTTATGTTCGATAACACCTATTGCTGAACATTTTAAAAATCAATCTCGACATATTGGTATTATGGCAACCCAAAGAACAACGCAAAGTAAAGTATTTGAAAAATATTTCTTATCACATAATAATGATCACAAACTTATTTCTTTGGCATGCCCAGAATTTGTACCTTTAATTGAAGCACAGCAAATTGATACTATTGAGTCTTCACTCATTGTTCAGCGATATTTAAATGAATTTTTAGATCGTAATATCGAAACACTTATTTTTGGGTGTACGCATTATCCTTATTTAAAGAAAATGCTCAAAAAATTATTACCCGAAAATTCATTTTTAACATTTGAAGATCCAGGTTTTTATTTAGCTTTAAAAACTTCTGAGACATTGGAAGAGCTAAACTTAAAAAACAATGGATTAAATGGTGCAACCAAATTTTATTCCACGCATGCCCCTGATATTTTTGCTGAAAAAATTAAGTTTGCGTTGGACATTAAGACAAGTGTGAATTTAGTGAAGGCTTGAAT includes the following:
- the rpsP gene encoding 30S ribosomal protein S16, which codes for MALKIRLARRGSKKHPFYSIVVAENTSPRDGRFIEKIGNYDPFLASDHASRVVINKERAQYWLSVGAKPTDRVELFFGRAELMPMPQQSNTPIKSQPKKKAQERIKAEAAAAAASA
- the rimM gene encoding ribosome maturation factor RimM (Essential for efficient processing of 16S rRNA); amino-acid sequence: MSTALILIAKIERAHGIRGAVLIRSFAQDPLDFLSYTLLDEHHKPVDIEIIGTVKDRFICQFKGMTTRTEAEKLKGMNLYTPKDELPDLDEDEFYHTDLIGLKAETKEGVALGTIEAVQNFGAGDLLVLKNEKGEELIPFIKDYVLDVSKVNGKVILELPSWVDTEKE
- the trmD gene encoding tRNA (guanosine(37)-N1)-methyltransferase TrmD — its product is MFHVNLITLFPEIFPGILGHSLIGKAHEKNIWSYTTINIRDFAVDSYGTVDDVPFGGGAGMILRPDVIQAAIRSIPNRTGPLIYFTPRGQPLTQNLVKTLIQHPSLTLLCGRYEGVDERVFQHYDVLELSLGDFILTNGDIPAFALLDACIRLLPGVIGKQESLQNESFESGLLEHPLYTKPVSWEGLDVPEVLRSGHHGKIDAWRHNESIKVTRQRRLDLWIDYLKNKLK
- the murI gene encoding glutamate racemase, which produces MKINDNRPIGVFDSGMGGLTVLKELQAILPHENFIYVADSLNLPYGDKTEDQIIQFTQRIMDWFKQQDVKMVVLACHTSSAIAHASLIQNAAFPILCSITPIAEHFKNQSRHIGIMATQRTTQSKVFEKYFLSHNNDHKLISLACPEFVPLIEAQQIDTIESSLIVQRYLNEFLDRNIETLIFGCTHYPYLKKMLKKLLPENSFLTFEDPGFYLALKTSETLEELNLKNNGLNGATKFYSTHAPDIFAEKIKFALDIKTSVNLVKA